A genomic segment from Pseudoduganella chitinolytica encodes:
- a CDS encoding glycosyltransferase, which yields MLMATFNGAATLPNVLEGCRALVPPAGGWRLIVADNGSTDTTAQVIECYAGRLPLARVFAARRGKNVALNAALELALVAPGLPGDLFVFTDDDATPAPEWLLRLAEAANAQPEYAIFGGAIVPDWAATPPAWLERMVPLGLTFGITPPGQADGPVFPGLVWGANMALRRALFDGGMRFDETIGPSAGAYAMGSETQLTRRLADAGERAWFCGAARVAHHIRAHQLTVPWILERAYRFGRGQFRQACPGVFPELLGVPRWMLGRWLREAGGLLRARLLGQADAAFRHRWELACLRGYFHEAWRAPRPPRRVLITSYSGELGGMELRMAQEAQFLKADGCNPVLAIRPFPGSAAWARQLRARRVPVTHFAPPPVFEQWHWRRWNRWRAQWWGARALRRQRPDLVHVAFCWSAYGATALWLARRCALPAVISVHNTFPPGDVSAWHRPLLREAFGAVRGVYGATEAALQHFLALYRDYLPAGVRLAVIPNCVDTARFRPSPALRLATRQALGLPADALVLGAVARLSPQKRPDALVRLLHVLRPRFPDLYLVLAGSGPLELAVRQLVDERGLTGHVIFAGFRDDVETLLPAFDVHLLLSQREGFGIATIEAMACGVPAVATDIAGNADVLRGSPGGLLVPLDDEAAAAQAVASLLADPARRARMGEAGREDVLRRFSLQHVQAQVQAFYRGLV from the coding sequence GTGCTCATGGCGACCTTCAATGGCGCCGCCACCTTGCCCAATGTGCTGGAAGGCTGCCGTGCCCTGGTGCCGCCCGCCGGCGGCTGGCGCCTGATCGTCGCCGACAACGGCAGTACCGACACGACCGCCCAGGTCATCGAGTGCTACGCCGGCCGCCTGCCGCTCGCGCGCGTGTTTGCCGCGCGACGCGGCAAGAACGTCGCGCTCAATGCGGCGCTCGAGCTGGCATTGGTTGCGCCCGGGCTGCCGGGCGACCTGTTCGTCTTTACCGACGACGACGCCACGCCGGCACCCGAATGGCTGCTGCGCCTGGCCGAGGCGGCAAACGCGCAGCCGGAGTACGCGATATTCGGTGGTGCCATCGTTCCCGATTGGGCTGCCACGCCGCCCGCGTGGCTCGAACGCATGGTACCGCTGGGCCTGACCTTCGGCATCACGCCGCCAGGCCAGGCGGACGGCCCCGTCTTCCCGGGCCTCGTGTGGGGCGCCAACATGGCGCTGCGCCGCGCACTGTTCGACGGCGGAATGCGCTTCGACGAGACCATCGGCCCCAGCGCCGGTGCCTACGCCATGGGCAGCGAGACGCAGCTGACCCGCCGCCTGGCGGACGCTGGCGAGCGCGCCTGGTTCTGCGGGGCCGCACGCGTCGCCCACCACATCCGCGCGCACCAGCTGACGGTTCCGTGGATCCTCGAGCGGGCCTACCGCTTCGGCCGGGGCCAATTCCGCCAGGCGTGTCCGGGCGTCTTTCCGGAACTCCTGGGCGTGCCACGCTGGATGCTGGGGCGCTGGCTGCGCGAGGCGGGCGGCCTGCTGCGCGCCCGCCTGCTGGGCCAGGCCGACGCAGCGTTCCGCCACCGCTGGGAACTGGCTTGCCTGCGCGGCTACTTCCACGAGGCGTGGCGTGCGCCGCGGCCCCCTCGTCGGGTACTGATCACCAGCTACTCCGGCGAGCTGGGCGGCATGGAATTGCGCATGGCCCAGGAGGCCCAGTTCCTCAAGGCGGACGGCTGCAATCCGGTCCTGGCCATCCGCCCGTTCCCGGGCAGCGCCGCCTGGGCCAGGCAGCTGCGCGCACGCCGCGTGCCCGTCACGCATTTCGCGCCGCCGCCCGTCTTCGAGCAGTGGCACTGGCGACGCTGGAACCGCTGGCGCGCCCAGTGGTGGGGCGCCCGCGCACTGCGGCGCCAGCGGCCCGATCTCGTGCACGTGGCGTTCTGCTGGAGCGCGTACGGCGCTACCGCCCTGTGGCTGGCGCGCCGCTGCGCGCTGCCGGCCGTCATCAGCGTGCACAACACGTTCCCGCCGGGCGACGTCAGTGCCTGGCACCGGCCCCTGCTGAGGGAGGCATTCGGCGCCGTGCGCGGCGTGTATGGCGCCACCGAGGCCGCCCTGCAGCATTTCCTGGCGCTGTACCGCGACTATCTGCCCGCCGGCGTGCGCCTGGCGGTGATTCCGAACTGCGTCGATACGGCGCGCTTCCGTCCTTCGCCCGCGCTGCGCCTGGCGACGCGCCAGGCGCTCGGCTTGCCGGCCGACGCGCTCGTGCTCGGCGCCGTCGCCCGATTGTCGCCGCAGAAGCGGCCCGACGCGCTCGTCAGGCTGTTGCATGTGCTGCGGCCGCGCTTTCCGGACCTGTATCTGGTGCTGGCGGGCAGCGGGCCGCTGGAGCTGGCCGTGCGCCAGCTGGTGGACGAGCGAGGGCTGACCGGCCACGTCATCTTCGCCGGCTTCCGTGACGACGTCGAAACCCTGCTGCCGGCGTTCGACGTCCACCTGCTGCTGAGTCAACGGGAAGGATTCGGCATTGCGACGATCGAGGCGATGGCGTGCGGCGTACCGGCGGTCGCCACCGACATTGCCGGCAACGCCGACGTGCTGCGCGGCAGCCCGGGCGGCCTGCTGGTGCCGCTGGACGACGAGGCGGCGGCGGCACAGGCGGTCGCCAGCCTGCTGGCCGACCCGGCGCGGCGCGCGCGCATGGGCGAAGCGGGGCGGGAAGACGTACTGCGCCGCTTCAGCTTGCAACACGTCCAGGCGCAGGTGCAGGCCTTCTACCGCGGCCTCGTGTAG
- a CDS encoding oligosaccharide flippase family protein yields the protein MNTARRSLLYSFGERYTALLIATVGSMLIARMLAPADIGIYAIGAVLVGLAQVLRDLGVGQYVVSTPALGQAQLRAALAVALGSAWLLALLVVAASGPVAAFYEEPRLRDVLRLLALNFVVLPFTAVTLSLLRRQLRLASIYVINTAHAGAQLLCTLWLAAHGYGCLSLAWGAVAATVVAFLVSLPLRPAALPWLPGLAHVREVLGFGLLATSGNVIDEAGVAAPDLIVGKLLGAADVALFGKAQGMLGLFSQAVTSAVAPVMLPLFAAEARAGHDLRGSYLLTVACMTAVAWPFFVLLALLALPIINVLYGNQWDGAAPLIRIMCCSAALYSMFSMARYLFVAAGHVRVQARLDTWAVAVRVAAVLPAAMLGLRWVAAAVVLGAVFRCWLTWRYLHRFAGIDGAALLASVARSAALTVLTSVAPVAAVLWLPSGPAQLLAAVAGALPCWLAGIVLCRHPLARELEFIWRKLVRGRVAQRGG from the coding sequence ATGAACACGGCACGCCGTTCGCTGCTGTACTCATTCGGCGAACGCTATACGGCGCTGCTGATCGCGACGGTGGGTTCGATGCTGATCGCGCGCATGCTGGCGCCGGCCGACATCGGCATCTATGCCATCGGCGCCGTACTGGTGGGACTGGCACAGGTGCTGCGCGACCTCGGTGTCGGCCAGTACGTCGTGTCGACGCCTGCGCTGGGCCAGGCGCAACTGCGCGCGGCACTCGCGGTGGCGCTGGGGTCGGCATGGCTGCTGGCGCTGCTCGTGGTGGCGGCCAGCGGGCCGGTCGCGGCCTTCTACGAGGAGCCGCGCCTGCGCGACGTACTGCGCCTGCTGGCGCTGAACTTTGTCGTGCTGCCGTTCACGGCGGTGACCCTGTCGCTGCTGCGTCGCCAGCTGCGGCTGGCGTCGATCTACGTCATCAACACGGCCCACGCCGGCGCCCAGCTGCTGTGCACCCTGTGGCTGGCCGCGCACGGCTATGGCTGCCTCAGCCTGGCATGGGGTGCGGTGGCAGCCACCGTGGTGGCCTTCCTGGTCAGCCTGCCGCTGCGGCCGGCGGCGCTGCCGTGGCTGCCGGGACTGGCGCACGTGCGCGAAGTGCTGGGCTTCGGGCTGCTCGCCACCAGCGGCAACGTCATCGACGAGGCGGGCGTCGCGGCACCCGACCTGATCGTCGGCAAGCTGCTGGGGGCCGCCGACGTGGCGCTGTTCGGCAAGGCGCAAGGGATGCTGGGCCTGTTCAGCCAGGCCGTTACCAGCGCGGTCGCACCCGTCATGCTGCCGCTGTTTGCCGCCGAGGCCAGGGCCGGCCACGACCTGCGCGGGAGCTACCTGTTGACGGTTGCCTGCATGACGGCCGTGGCGTGGCCCTTTTTTGTCCTGCTGGCACTGCTCGCGTTGCCCATAATCAACGTGCTGTACGGCAACCAATGGGATGGGGCGGCACCATTGATCCGCATCATGTGCTGCTCCGCGGCACTGTATAGCATGTTCAGCATGGCCCGCTACCTGTTCGTTGCGGCGGGCCACGTGCGGGTGCAAGCCCGGCTCGACACGTGGGCGGTGGCCGTCCGCGTCGCCGCCGTGCTGCCGGCGGCCATGCTCGGCTTGCGCTGGGTGGCGGCCGCCGTCGTGCTTGGGGCCGTGTTCCGCTGCTGGCTGACGTGGCGCTACCTGCACCGTTTCGCCGGCATCGATGGCGCGGCGCTGCTGGCGTCGGTGGCCCGCAGCGCCGCGCTGACGGTGCTGACGAGCGTGGCGCCAGTGGCGGCCGTGCTGTGGCTGCCGTCCGGACCCGCGCAGTTGCTGGCCGCCGTGGCCGGGGCCTTGCCGTGCTGGCTGGCCGGCATCGTGCTGTGCCGGCACCCGCTGGCGCGGGAACTGGAATTCATATGGCGCAAGCTGGTGCGTGGCCGGGTTGCACAACGAGGAGGGTGA